One Curtobacterium herbarum genomic window carries:
- a CDS encoding tetratricopeptide repeat protein yields MTVLLVVYIVLVGQRAVAFLSTGIPVGVGIGVALVVIAVIGALLLVLELRFGLRITRLGARLEREGGAPDDVVDVRPSGRPARAAADELFPAYRAAVEAAPDDWRAWYRLGVVYDTAGDRKRARAAMRTALTHAR; encoded by the coding sequence ATGACCGTCCTGCTCGTCGTCTACATCGTGCTGGTCGGGCAGCGGGCGGTCGCGTTCCTGTCGACGGGGATCCCGGTCGGCGTCGGGATCGGTGTCGCGCTCGTCGTGATCGCCGTCATCGGTGCGCTGCTGCTCGTGCTGGAGCTCCGCTTCGGCCTGCGGATCACCCGGCTCGGCGCCCGACTCGAACGCGAGGGCGGCGCGCCCGACGACGTCGTCGACGTCCGACCCTCCGGCCGCCCGGCCCGCGCCGCAGCCGACGAGCTGTTCCCCGCGTACCGGGCCGCGGTCGAGGCGGCCCCGGACGACTGGCGTGCCTGGTACCGGCTCGGTGTGGTCTACGACACGGCGGGGGACCGGAAGCGGGCTCGGGCAGCGATGCGGACCGCGCTCACGCACGCCCGCTGA
- a CDS encoding CinA family protein — protein MAVEARALVAELTARGETVAVAESLTGGLVVAELVGVPGASVVVRGGVVAYATPVKATVLGVDADLLAERGAVDPEVARQMAAGVRIALAVDDVPATWGISTTGVAGPDPQDGQPVGTVFIGIAGASGAEAVELHLDGDRGAIRRAVVSELLTRLRSRLQGGE, from the coding sequence ATCGCTGTGGAGGCCCGGGCGCTCGTCGCGGAGCTCACCGCCCGCGGTGAGACGGTCGCGGTGGCGGAGTCGCTGACCGGCGGACTCGTCGTCGCGGAACTCGTCGGCGTCCCCGGAGCCAGTGTCGTCGTCCGCGGGGGCGTCGTGGCCTACGCGACCCCGGTGAAGGCCACGGTGCTCGGTGTCGACGCGGACCTGCTCGCCGAACGCGGCGCGGTGGACCCGGAGGTCGCCCGGCAGATGGCAGCCGGTGTCCGGATCGCGCTGGCGGTCGACGACGTCCCCGCGACCTGGGGGATCAGCACGACGGGTGTCGCCGGACCGGATCCGCAGGACGGCCAGCCGGTCGGCACGGTGTTCATCGGCATCGCGGGCGCTTCCGGAGCGGAAGCGGTGGAACTGCACCTGGACGGGGACCGCGGGGCAATCCGCCGGGCCGTCGTCTCCGAACTCCTGACACGCCTGCGATCCAGACTGCAGGGCGGGGAATAG
- a CDS encoding ribonuclease J, with amino-acid sequence MPTQISTPQPLEPGTLRVIPVGGLGEIGRNMTVYEFEGKILIVDAGVLFPEEHQPGVDLILPDFTPIRDRLDDVLGVVLTHGHEDHIGAVPYLLKLRGDIPLIGSTLTLALVEAKLKEHRIKPYTLNVAEDQTEQIGPFHLEFVAVNHSIPDALAVAITTPAGRVLHTGDFKMDQLPLDDRITDLRAFARLGELGVDLFLPDSTNADVPGFTAPERDIGPVLENIITKARKKVVVASFSSHVHRVQQVLDAAAAANRKVAFMGRSMIRNMTIAAELGYLRVPENVLIDTKKAKNVPDDQIVYMSTGSQGEPMAVLARMANLEHQIEIGEGDTVILASSLIPGNENAVYRVIDGLTKLGAKVVHKGNAKVHVSGHASAGELLYCYNILRPRNVMPVHGEHRHLFANADLAIQTGVPPRNVILGEDGTVVDLKDGQVTVAGQLDIAYVYVDGSTVGEITDADLKDRRVLAEEGFITVFCAVDFTTGQCVIGPEIQSRGFAEDDSVFDDVRPQIAKALADAAGNGTRDAHAFSQVVRRTVGRWVNTKHRRRPMIVPVVIEA; translated from the coding sequence ATGCCCACACAGATCTCGACTCCCCAGCCGCTCGAACCCGGAACCCTCCGAGTCATCCCCGTCGGGGGACTCGGCGAGATCGGTCGCAACATGACCGTGTACGAGTTCGAGGGCAAGATCCTCATCGTCGACGCCGGCGTGCTCTTCCCCGAGGAGCACCAGCCCGGGGTCGACCTGATCCTGCCGGACTTCACGCCGATCCGCGACCGCCTCGACGACGTCCTCGGTGTCGTGCTCACGCACGGCCACGAGGACCACATCGGCGCCGTCCCGTACCTGCTGAAGCTCCGCGGCGACATCCCCCTGATCGGCTCCACGCTGACCCTCGCGCTCGTCGAGGCGAAGCTCAAGGAACACCGGATCAAGCCGTACACGCTGAACGTGGCCGAGGACCAGACCGAGCAGATCGGTCCGTTCCACCTCGAGTTCGTCGCCGTGAACCACTCGATCCCGGACGCCCTCGCCGTCGCCATCACCACCCCGGCCGGCCGCGTGCTGCACACCGGTGACTTCAAGATGGACCAGCTGCCGCTGGACGACCGGATCACCGACCTCCGCGCCTTCGCCCGTCTCGGCGAGCTCGGTGTCGACCTGTTCCTGCCGGACTCGACGAACGCCGACGTGCCGGGCTTCACCGCTCCGGAGCGCGACATCGGCCCGGTGCTCGAGAACATCATCACGAAGGCCCGCAAGAAGGTCGTCGTGGCGAGCTTCTCGTCGCACGTGCACCGCGTGCAGCAGGTCCTCGACGCCGCCGCCGCCGCGAACCGCAAGGTCGCGTTCATGGGCCGCTCGATGATCCGCAACATGACGATCGCCGCCGAGCTCGGGTACCTCCGGGTGCCGGAGAACGTGCTCATCGACACGAAGAAGGCGAAGAACGTCCCCGACGACCAGATCGTCTACATGTCGACCGGGTCCCAGGGCGAGCCGATGGCCGTCCTCGCGCGCATGGCGAACCTCGAGCACCAGATCGAGATCGGCGAGGGCGACACCGTCATCCTCGCCTCGTCGCTGATCCCGGGCAACGAGAACGCCGTGTACCGGGTCATCGACGGGCTGACGAAGCTCGGCGCCAAGGTCGTGCACAAGGGCAACGCGAAGGTGCACGTCTCCGGACACGCCTCCGCCGGCGAGCTGCTCTACTGCTACAACATCCTGCGCCCGCGCAACGTGATGCCCGTGCACGGTGAGCACCGCCACCTGTTCGCGAACGCCGACCTGGCGATCCAGACGGGTGTCCCGCCGCGCAACGTCATCCTGGGCGAGGACGGTACCGTCGTCGACCTCAAGGACGGTCAGGTCACGGTCGCCGGCCAGCTCGACATCGCGTACGTGTACGTCGACGGCTCCACGGTCGGCGAGATCACCGACGCCGACCTCAAGGACCGCCGCGTCCTGGCGGAAGAGGGCTTCATCACGGTCTTCTGCGCGGTCGACTTCACCACCGGCCAGTGCGTCATCGGCCCGGAGATCCAGTCCCGCGGCTTCGCCGAGGACGACTCGGTCTTCGACGACGTGCGTCCGCAGATCGCGAAGGCCCTCGCCGACGCCGCCGGCAACGGCACGCGGGACGCGCACGCGTTCAGCCAGGTGGTCCGCCGGACGGTCGGTCGCTGGGTGAACACGAAGCACCGTCGTCGTCCGATGATCGTGCCGGTGGTCATCGAGGCCTGA
- a CDS encoding thymidylate synthase: MTENPTPYEDLLRRVLEEGSPKGDRTGTGTRSLFGAQLRYDLSQGFPLITTKRVHMKSIAYELLWFLRGDSNVGWLQEHGVRIWNEWAGEDGDLGPVYGVQWRSWPTPSGEHVDQIAQVIEQIRTNPDSRRLIVSAWNVADIPSMALAPCHAFFQFYVNDGKLSCQLYQRSADMFLGVPFNIASYALLTHMVAAQTGLEVGDFIWTGGDCHVYDNHVEQVREQLSRTAFPLPTLELAPRDSIDDYEYEDITVVGYEHHPAISGKVAV; this comes from the coding sequence GTGACCGAGAACCCCACGCCGTACGAAGACCTGCTGCGCCGAGTGCTCGAGGAGGGTTCGCCGAAGGGCGACCGGACCGGCACCGGGACCCGCAGCCTGTTCGGCGCCCAGCTGCGCTACGACCTGTCGCAGGGCTTCCCGCTCATCACGACCAAGCGCGTGCACATGAAGTCGATCGCGTACGAGCTGCTCTGGTTCCTCCGCGGCGACTCGAACGTGGGCTGGCTGCAGGAGCACGGCGTCCGGATCTGGAACGAGTGGGCGGGCGAGGACGGCGACCTCGGACCGGTCTACGGCGTGCAGTGGCGCTCGTGGCCGACCCCGTCCGGCGAGCACGTCGACCAGATCGCCCAGGTGATCGAGCAGATCCGGACCAACCCGGACTCCCGTCGGCTCATCGTGTCGGCGTGGAACGTGGCGGACATCCCGAGCATGGCGCTCGCCCCCTGCCACGCGTTCTTCCAGTTCTACGTCAACGACGGCAAGCTGTCCTGCCAGCTGTACCAGCGGAGCGCGGACATGTTCCTCGGCGTCCCGTTCAACATCGCCTCGTACGCGCTGCTCACCCACATGGTCGCGGCACAGACCGGGCTCGAGGTCGGCGACTTCATCTGGACCGGCGGCGACTGCCACGTCTACGACAACCACGTCGAGCAGGTCCGGGAGCAGCTGTCCCGCACCGCGTTCCCGCTGCCGACGCTCGAGCTCGCCCCGCGGGACTCGATCGACGACTACGAGTACGAGGACATCACCGTCGTCGGCTACGAGCACCACCCGGCGATCTCGGGCAAGGTCGCGGTCTGA
- a CDS encoding dihydrofolate reductase, producing MADEAGTVGLGAVGLGTVGPGTVGLVWARSTNGVIGADGGIPWHVPEDLAHFRTVTGTGTVLMGRRTWESLPERFRPLPGRRNVVLTRDPDLRADGADVVHDLRAAIGAARAADEAVWVIGGGAVYRDALALADRVSETVIDVEVPGDTDAPTIDDAWELVEDGPWQESRTGTRYRFLEWRRR from the coding sequence ATGGCGGACGAGGCGGGCACCGTCGGGCTGGGCGCTGTCGGTCTCGGCACGGTCGGTCCCGGCACGGTCGGTCTCGTGTGGGCCCGGTCCACGAACGGCGTCATCGGGGCGGACGGTGGGATCCCGTGGCACGTCCCCGAGGACCTCGCGCACTTCCGCACGGTCACCGGCACCGGCACCGTCCTGATGGGTCGGCGCACCTGGGAGTCCCTGCCGGAACGGTTCCGACCGCTGCCCGGCCGACGCAACGTCGTGCTCACGCGCGACCCGGACCTCCGCGCCGACGGGGCCGACGTCGTGCACGACCTCCGCGCGGCGATCGGCGCGGCACGGGCTGCCGACGAAGCGGTCTGGGTGATCGGCGGCGGAGCCGTCTACCGCGACGCCCTGGCCCTGGCCGACCGGGTCTCGGAGACGGTCATCGACGTCGAGGTCCCCGGCGACACCGATGCACCGACGATCGACGACGCGTGGGAGCTCGTCGAGGACGGTCCGTGGCAGGAGTCCCGGACCGGTACCCGCTACCGCTTCCTGGAGTGGCGCCGCCGCTGA
- a CDS encoding DUF3046 domain-containing protein — protein MRVSEFWRAVDQVFGDAYGAVVARDVVLEQLGGRSAADALAAGIDARTVWEALCDSQDVPEARRHGRGLQDPRD, from the coding sequence ATGCGCGTGAGTGAGTTCTGGCGAGCGGTCGACCAGGTGTTCGGGGATGCCTACGGTGCCGTCGTCGCGCGGGACGTCGTGCTCGAGCAGCTCGGTGGTCGCTCGGCAGCGGACGCCCTGGCCGCGGGCATCGACGCCCGCACGGTGTGGGAAGCGCTGTGCGACTCGCAGGACGTCCCGGAAGCGCGTCGGCACGGGCGCGGACTGCAGGACCCGCGGGACTGA
- a CDS encoding TIGR01777 family oxidoreductase produces the protein MTQQPLSILVAGASGFIGTPLVRALRDAGHHVSTLVRREPRTPTEFRWAPGERPLDPAVLDGADVVVNLAGASLGKLPWTASYRREIRSSRIDATTTLVEAMRAATTPPRVFLSGSASGVYGDRPVDVLGDDAAVGTGFLADVCRAWEAAAERAPEGVRVVLLRTGIVVGQGGGALAPLVPLTKLGVGSRLGTGGQYWPWIALEDEVGAIVHLATADDVSGPVNLAGPEPAVAERITRRVAEDLHRPYLFRVPAFALRAVLKDAADEMLLSNQRMEPTKLLESGYTFAYTHAEDAVDAAF, from the coding sequence ATGACGCAACAGCCGCTCTCGATCCTGGTCGCCGGCGCATCCGGCTTCATCGGGACGCCCCTGGTCCGTGCCCTCCGTGACGCCGGCCACCACGTCTCGACGCTCGTGCGCCGGGAACCGCGCACGCCGACCGAGTTCCGCTGGGCGCCCGGCGAACGGCCGCTCGACCCGGCGGTCCTGGACGGCGCGGACGTCGTCGTCAACCTGGCCGGTGCGAGCCTCGGCAAGCTGCCGTGGACGGCGTCGTACCGTCGCGAGATCCGGTCCTCCCGGATCGACGCCACGACGACGCTCGTCGAGGCGATGCGGGCCGCGACCACGCCGCCGCGGGTCTTCCTCTCCGGCTCGGCGTCCGGCGTCTACGGCGACCGACCGGTCGACGTGCTCGGTGACGACGCGGCCGTCGGCACCGGGTTCCTCGCCGACGTCTGCCGCGCGTGGGAAGCGGCGGCCGAGCGTGCCCCCGAGGGCGTCCGCGTCGTCCTGCTCCGCACCGGCATCGTCGTCGGCCAGGGCGGTGGCGCCCTGGCACCGCTCGTCCCCCTGACGAAGCTCGGCGTCGGCAGCCGACTCGGCACCGGCGGGCAGTACTGGCCGTGGATCGCGCTCGAGGACGAGGTCGGTGCGATCGTGCACCTCGCCACCGCCGACGACGTGTCCGGCCCGGTGAACCTGGCCGGCCCCGAGCCCGCCGTCGCCGAGCGGATCACCCGGCGGGTGGCCGAGGACCTGCACCGTCCGTACCTGTTCCGCGTGCCGGCGTTCGCGCTCCGGGCAGTGCTCAAGGACGCGGCCGACGAGATGCTGCTGTCGAACCAGCGGATGGAGCCGACGAAGCTGCTCGAGTCGGGCTACACCTTCGCGTACACCCACGCCGAGGACGCCGTCGACGCCGCGTTCTGA
- the pgsA gene encoding CDP-diacylglycerol--glycerol-3-phosphate 3-phosphatidyltransferase translates to MTASDGTTNRFPWRGRILRKGPGPASTANVANIITVVRILMAPLFFVLLLTDAGTDGPVRLWAAVLFVVAIVTDSADGMIARRQNLVTDFGKLVDPIADKVLIGGALVALSILGELPWYVTVLIMVREIGITVFRFAVLSDRVIPASRGGKIKTVLQAVAITLALFPWWNLVGDLAHWVNGILMTAAVVATVASGVDYLVQAWRHNRTAA, encoded by the coding sequence ATGACCGCCTCCGACGGCACGACGAACCGGTTTCCGTGGCGTGGCCGGATCCTCCGCAAGGGTCCCGGCCCCGCGTCCACCGCGAACGTCGCCAACATCATCACCGTGGTGCGCATCCTCATGGCGCCGCTGTTCTTCGTCCTGCTCCTGACCGATGCGGGCACGGACGGACCGGTGCGTCTCTGGGCCGCCGTGCTCTTCGTCGTCGCGATCGTCACGGACAGCGCCGACGGCATGATCGCCCGACGGCAGAACCTGGTCACCGACTTCGGCAAGCTCGTCGACCCGATCGCCGACAAGGTCCTGATCGGCGGTGCGCTCGTCGCCCTGTCGATCCTGGGGGAGCTGCCCTGGTACGTGACCGTGCTCATCATGGTGCGCGAGATCGGCATCACGGTCTTCCGCTTCGCGGTGCTGTCCGACCGGGTGATCCCGGCCAGCCGCGGCGGCAAGATCAAGACGGTGCTGCAGGCCGTCGCCATCACCCTGGCGCTGTTCCCGTGGTGGAACCTGGTCGGTGACCTCGCCCACTGGGTGAACGGCATCCTCATGACCGCCGCGGTCGTCGCGACGGTCGCCAGCGGGGTGGACTACCTCGTGCAGGCCTGGCGCCACAACCGGACCGCTGCGTGA
- the dapA gene encoding 4-hydroxy-tetrahydrodipicolinate synthase — protein sequence MSTRENPFGQVLVALVTPFTADGEVDWPGVEQHIDDCITAGADGIVVTGTTGETSTLTDPEKLRLVEVGKSVAAGRAKIITGGGSNETAHAIHLYKQSERAGADGVMIVTPYYNKPTQAGVLTHFRMIADATDLPVILYDIPGRTGIPITYDTILRASKHPNILAVKDAKGDFAEVSRVLNNTDLMYFSGDDTNVLPHLSIGATGLIGVTANITSAPYRTIVDAVNRGDLATATAEHKRLEPLVRAIMTHVPGTVAAKYVLHGLGRIGSPRVRLPLVGPEDSEAYAIETSLEAVRDVPGADFSNFRPDRNAAAGGALPKVPGTTR from the coding sequence GTGTCCACGCGTGAGAATCCCTTCGGCCAGGTCCTCGTCGCGCTCGTGACCCCGTTCACCGCCGACGGCGAGGTGGACTGGCCGGGCGTCGAGCAGCACATCGACGACTGCATCACCGCGGGGGCCGACGGCATCGTCGTCACCGGCACCACCGGTGAGACGTCGACCCTCACCGACCCGGAGAAGCTCCGGTTGGTCGAGGTCGGCAAGTCCGTCGCCGCGGGCCGCGCGAAGATCATCACCGGCGGTGGCTCGAACGAGACCGCCCACGCGATCCACCTGTACAAGCAGAGCGAGCGCGCGGGTGCCGACGGCGTCATGATCGTCACGCCGTACTACAACAAGCCGACCCAGGCCGGTGTCCTCACGCACTTCCGGATGATCGCCGACGCGACCGACCTGCCGGTGATCCTGTACGACATCCCGGGCCGTACCGGCATCCCGATCACGTACGACACGATCCTCCGGGCGTCGAAGCACCCGAACATCCTCGCCGTGAAGGACGCCAAGGGCGACTTCGCCGAGGTGTCCCGCGTGCTCAACAACACCGACCTCATGTACTTCTCGGGCGACGACACGAACGTGCTCCCGCACCTGTCGATCGGCGCCACCGGGCTCATCGGCGTCACCGCGAACATCACGAGCGCCCCGTACCGGACCATCGTCGACGCCGTGAACCGCGGCGACCTGGCGACCGCGACCGCCGAGCACAAGCGCCTCGAGCCGCTCGTCCGCGCGATCATGACCCACGTGCCCGGCACCGTGGCCGCGAAGTACGTGCTGCACGGACTCGGCCGCATCGGCAGCCCGCGCGTCCGGCTGCCCCTCGTCGGGCCGGAGGACAGCGAGGCGTACGCCATCGAGACCTCGCTCGAAGCCGTCCGTGACGTCCCGGGCGCCGACTTCTCCAACTTCCGCCCCGACCGCAACGCAGCGGCCGGCGGCGCACTACCGAAGGTGCCAGGCACCACCCGTTGA
- a CDS encoding helix-turn-helix domain-containing protein, producing the protein MVLVRQEIGDVLRDFRLQKGRTLRQVASKASVALGYLSEVERGQKEASSEILASVADALDTPISTIMREVGDRLAVVEGLTRVPDTLPDELVAEFDNDLAVR; encoded by the coding sequence ATGGTTCTCGTTCGTCAGGAAATCGGCGATGTGCTGCGGGACTTCCGCTTGCAGAAGGGCCGGACCCTCCGTCAGGTCGCGTCCAAGGCCAGCGTGGCCCTCGGGTACCTCAGCGAAGTCGAGCGTGGTCAGAAAGAAGCCAGCTCGGAGATCCTCGCCTCGGTTGCGGATGCTCTCGACACTCCCATCTCGACGATCATGCGCGAAGTGGGCGACCGCCTCGCGGTGGTCGAAGGACTCACCCGGGTCCCGGACACGCTCCCCGATGAACTCGTCGCCGAGTTCGACAACGACCTCGCGGTGCGCTGA
- a CDS encoding FtsK/SpoIIIE family DNA translocase produces MAGGTKSTTRTRASSSSTRGGGSRGTSRTQATTKKLPQAAPTPVFREQNPLVTAWLGMAHGVGAGFRLLGKESLEKDQRRDGFPFLLFVLAIAGAVVEWLNPTNAVSIALDAYTFGGLFGRLAFALPVIMVVFAGWLFRHPASVHDNTRIGIGLGLMLVSIASLCHVFGGQPSAVDGMPALAAAGGVLGWVVIGWLVAVATPWVAVPVAIVLLALSLFIITKTPPNKLGRRLHELYAYLFGAPGPAAETDESPSAAETGAVATKPTRKRGAKGQSQDFPLFEDLGFDEDGVPVEPGADEHLPWWRRNKSGREEDPAFDSPVIPPASAPVSGAPASGAAASGAGSRAAGAASGLRDLTPAEPESVNLNDSIEQDVADDLDRAEQALRDFGSPAPAAPTEVFRPDRDVAAAVATGLPSSGGAAPAVAPVPVVSGASDLGEVGVEDEPEGLPVAGTDDPAHPYRLPAATTLTPGTPSVARSQANDEIVAAITGVLTEFKVDARVTGFSRGPTVTRYEIELGPGVKVERVTALSKNLSYAVASNEVRILSPIPGKSAIGVEIPNSDREIVSLGDVLRSSAATKSKHPMTIGVGKDVEGGFVVANLAKMPHLLVAGSTGSGKSVFINSMITSLLMRAKPSEVRMVLVDPKRVELSIYAGVPHLITPIITNPKKAAEALQWVVKEMDMRYDDLASFGFRHVDDFNKAVQNEEIVLPAGSERKLKPYPYLLVVVDELADLMLVAPRDVEESIVRITQLARAAGIHLVLATQRPSVDVITGLIKANVPSRIAFAVTSVTDSRVILDQPGADKLIGQGDALFLPMGSSKAVRVQGAWVQESEVAEVVQHVTRQAQPEYRQDVAAVVERKEIDADIGDDLELLLAAVEQVVSTQFGSTSMLQRKLRVGFAKAGRLMDLMESRDIVGPSEGSKARDVLVTGDQLPSVLAKLRGEEPPTVPAAAPAALPSSSAAVPASAAVPSSATESDDRYGNDPVAGMTRGYDEVTGDDDEDAWGLTGRE; encoded by the coding sequence ATGGCCGGAGGCACCAAGTCGACCACGCGCACGCGCGCGTCGTCATCGTCGACCCGTGGAGGCGGGTCGCGCGGGACGTCGCGCACCCAGGCCACGACGAAGAAACTGCCGCAGGCGGCACCGACGCCGGTGTTCCGCGAGCAGAACCCGCTCGTGACCGCGTGGCTCGGCATGGCGCACGGCGTCGGTGCCGGCTTCCGCCTGCTCGGCAAGGAGTCCCTCGAGAAGGACCAGCGCCGTGACGGGTTCCCGTTCCTGCTGTTCGTCCTGGCCATCGCCGGCGCGGTCGTGGAGTGGTTGAACCCGACGAACGCCGTCTCGATCGCCCTCGACGCCTACACGTTCGGCGGGCTCTTCGGCCGGCTGGCGTTCGCGCTGCCGGTGATCATGGTCGTGTTCGCCGGCTGGCTCTTCCGGCACCCGGCGTCCGTGCACGACAACACCCGGATCGGCATCGGCCTCGGGCTGATGCTCGTCTCGATCGCGTCGCTCTGCCACGTGTTCGGTGGGCAGCCGAGTGCGGTGGACGGCATGCCCGCGCTCGCCGCGGCCGGTGGGGTGCTCGGCTGGGTCGTCATCGGCTGGCTCGTCGCGGTCGCCACGCCGTGGGTCGCCGTCCCGGTCGCGATCGTGCTGCTCGCGCTCTCGCTCTTCATCATCACCAAGACGCCGCCGAACAAGCTCGGTCGCCGGCTGCACGAGCTCTACGCGTACCTGTTCGGTGCCCCCGGCCCGGCCGCCGAGACCGACGAGTCGCCGAGCGCTGCCGAGACCGGCGCGGTTGCCACGAAGCCGACGCGGAAGCGCGGCGCGAAGGGACAGTCGCAGGACTTCCCGCTGTTCGAGGACCTCGGGTTCGACGAGGACGGCGTGCCGGTCGAACCGGGTGCGGACGAGCACCTGCCCTGGTGGCGGCGCAACAAGTCCGGGCGCGAAGAGGACCCGGCGTTCGACAGCCCGGTCATCCCGCCGGCCAGTGCCCCTGTGTCCGGTGCCCCTGCGTCGGGTGCCGCTGCGTCGGGTGCCGGGTCGCGTGCTGCCGGTGCCGCGTCCGGGCTCCGCGACCTGACGCCGGCCGAGCCCGAGTCTGTCAACCTCAACGACTCGATCGAGCAGGACGTCGCCGACGACCTCGACCGGGCGGAGCAGGCGCTCCGCGACTTCGGATCGCCCGCGCCCGCCGCACCGACCGAGGTGTTCCGTCCGGACCGCGACGTCGCGGCGGCCGTGGCCACGGGCCTCCCGTCCAGCGGCGGAGCCGCACCCGCCGTCGCCCCCGTGCCCGTGGTGTCCGGTGCGTCCGACCTCGGCGAGGTCGGCGTCGAGGACGAGCCGGAGGGCCTGCCGGTCGCCGGCACCGACGACCCGGCCCACCCGTACCGTCTTCCGGCCGCGACCACGCTGACCCCCGGCACGCCGTCGGTCGCACGCAGCCAGGCCAACGACGAGATCGTCGCGGCAATCACCGGCGTCCTCACCGAGTTCAAGGTCGACGCGCGGGTCACCGGGTTCTCCCGCGGCCCGACGGTCACGCGCTACGAGATCGAGCTCGGCCCGGGCGTCAAGGTCGAACGCGTCACCGCACTGTCGAAGAACCTGTCGTACGCCGTGGCCTCGAACGAGGTCCGCATCCTCTCGCCGATCCCCGGCAAGAGCGCGATCGGCGTCGAGATCCCGAACAGCGACCGCGAGATCGTGTCCCTCGGCGACGTGCTGCGCTCGAGCGCGGCCACCAAGTCGAAGCACCCGATGACGATCGGTGTCGGCAAGGACGTCGAGGGCGGCTTCGTCGTCGCGAACCTGGCGAAGATGCCGCACCTGCTCGTCGCGGGTTCCACCGGTTCCGGCAAGTCGGTGTTCATCAACTCGATGATCACCTCGCTGCTGATGCGCGCGAAGCCGTCCGAGGTCCGCATGGTCCTGGTCGACCCGAAGCGCGTCGAGCTGTCGATCTACGCCGGGGTCCCGCACCTCATCACCCCCATCATCACGAACCCGAAGAAGGCGGCCGAAGCGCTGCAGTGGGTCGTGAAGGAGATGGACATGCGGTACGACGACCTGGCCTCCTTCGGGTTCCGCCACGTCGACGACTTCAACAAGGCCGTGCAGAACGAGGAGATCGTGCTGCCGGCCGGCAGTGAGCGGAAGCTCAAGCCGTACCCGTACCTGCTCGTCGTCGTCGACGAGCTCGCGGACCTCATGCTCGTCGCCCCGCGCGACGTCGAGGAGTCGATCGTCCGCATCACCCAGCTCGCCCGCGCCGCCGGCATCCACCTCGTGCTCGCCACGCAGCGCCCGTCGGTCGACGTCATCACCGGCCTGATCAAGGCGAACGTGCCGTCGCGGATCGCGTTCGCCGTGACGAGCGTCACCGACTCGCGGGTCATCCTCGACCAGCCCGGTGCCGACAAGCTCATCGGGCAGGGCGACGCGCTCTTCCTGCCGATGGGGTCCTCGAAGGCCGTCCGCGTGCAGGGCGCCTGGGTGCAGGAGAGCGAGGTCGCCGAGGTCGTCCAGCACGTCACCCGGCAGGCCCAGCCCGAGTACCGCCAGGACGTCGCGGCCGTCGTCGAGCGCAAGGAGATCGACGCCGACATCGGTGACGACCTCGAACTGCTGCTCGCGGCGGTCGAGCAGGTCGTCTCGACGCAGTTCGGCTCGACGTCGATGCTGCAGCGGAAGCTCCGCGTCGGCTTCGCGAAGGCCGGCCGGCTGATGGACCTCATGGAGTCCCGCGACATCGTCGGGCCGTCCGAGGGGTCGAAGGCGCGCGACGTCCTCGTCACCGGGGACCAGCTGCCGTCGGTGCTGGCGAAGCTTCGCGGTGAGGAGCCGCCGACCGTACCTGCTGCTGCGCCTGCCGCCCTCCCGTCGTCGTCGGCTGCAGTGCCGGCGTCGGCCGCGGTGCCGTCCTCCGCCACGGAGTCCGACGACCGGTACGGCAACGACCCGGTCGCCGGCATGACGCGTGGGTACGATGAGGTGACAGGCGATGACGACGAAGACGCCTGGGGCCTGACGGGCAGGGAGTGA